The genome window CCTACTCCTTTACAAGTGCGGCTTTTTCTCTTTATAGGCTTATATGTAAATTCAAAGCTCAACTTAATCAAGTATTTGGCTCTAAATTAGTTGTGATTAGTTAGAGATAAGCTCAGTTTTAGATGAACAAATAAAAGCAGCAACAAAAATAAcgtattcatataaaataaaagagaggTAGGTTGGTCATATGTTATGCATGAATCCCAAATGGACGAGTATAAAATAACAATGTTGCATGAAAATACTATATTAGTTGCCTAAAGGAAAAAGATTACAGTAATTTTGCATGAAAACTTGTTATATCATTCTAATCTTGCTATTTACTTCCGAAAATAGTGCATTGGGAAAAGTTCAGATTATGATAATGAAAAAACCATGAACATTTACTACTGGTTACTCGACAATGATGTTGGCTATCTTTCTGTTGCAAATGGCTTGAATTTTCCTGTTAATTTCAGGGCATCACACCCTTTTACTGTGATGTGCAATCGGATAATTCAAAATGACATCATTTTATTGCTGCTTACTGTTGTCAAAGAGACTGCATTTGGATGATTTAATGtttcttaattttctttaatattttattttattataaaaattttaagaattatattttttaaaattaataaaataatttaaaactatattataaaaaaatttaaaatatattatacatGGCACAAACATTTAGAGTTAGTAAATATTATAAAGCTCAACTTTGGAAGAGGTTAACATAATATTAACCTGTGAAAGCTCATTTTTTGGCGGAGTGACATCTTATATGGAGAAATTGCTTTTGCAGTCTGCACGTTTCTATTTTACTCTTTTGTTTCCTTCAGTTTCTCTTTCCTAACTTAACAGTGCTTTTTATTTGGTATAAATCCGCCCACCCCGGTTATATGTTACGAATTGTGTttcaatattaaatatttattttttaattattataaaataaaattactattaaaaattatttaattaatataattgtaaaatttttattaaaattaaatatttaattaaaaaaatttacatttgtatcaataaatataaaattctaaTCATAACatttttaaaacaatttaaatataacaatcactttattgattaaaattttataacttTTTTCTAAAGATTTAttgatattgataaaaatttagattttattaaacttaaaatttatttttacatataattaaattttcatttatttttttatgaaaaataaaaaaaattcgttttcttaaattattttcAGGCatactaataaatttaaaaataaattttcttgaaaatattaataaaattattagaattacatTTGAACTTTCACTAATTTAGATAAATAGAATAAAACTAACATTAATTTTATAATCTtaataaaattaaccaaattaaaattttaagtaaaattaaaagattacttagagttttttaattaattaggcatattttcaaattttatttttttgttttaatgaaatattataatttataaatttattaaaaattaaaatatgttattcatgaaatttgaataattaattatttagagtggtaatggtattttgatggaTGATTAACACTGCGATTGCCAAGTTAATCAAATTAAGGTTTTATATCATTGCCCTTTAATGGTCATGCAGTCGAAGTTGAGGCGAGGCTCAAGCATGGAGTTGGTGAGACAGGACTACGGCTGTTTAGAGGTGGCGGTGGTTCTATTGAGTGAGAGGGCGAGGAGGAAAACAATAAGGGCATTTATGccattaaaaaatagaaaatttaaaatgattaaaaaaattaatttattaaccgAAGTAAAATGTAATAATCAAATCATTAACTAAACTTAAAACTGTATTAATATGTAGGTTTTACTGCCTAAGAAACTTGGTTGTAAATTTGATTATTttctttgtgatttgtaaataccACATTGTCAAGTACCAGTTACAGGTAGTTCAAATCAGGCCTTTAAATCCAATAGTTAGCCCAATCAGTACCTTGAGTTGGAACCGTGGTGAGCTTGAAACACCGTGCAGCTCAGTCCTTGAAAGATCTTGTATCTGATAAACAGCCCAAATTTGTGTTTTTAATGGAAATAATGGTCATGGTTACTAGAGGAAAACTAGAATCGGCAAAGGCTAGGCTTTGAGGGCCTGTTTGTAGTTGAGCCCAAGAGCCATGGTGGTAGCGTTACTTTGGTTAAAGAGTTGAACAGAGGTGGAAGGTCAAAGGATGCCTTTTTCGACACAGCCACACAGGTTGCTGTGTGCAGTAGAGAAACTTCAACAGTGGGGGATGCTTTGCGAAGCACATTTAAAACTCGTCTTCGGGCCCATTGCAAAAGGATTGATTTTTAGAATTTATTGACTGCGACTATTGGGGCTGGACAGTGAGTTGGTGCTGAATTGTGTGGCTCGACGTGTTACGGTTGTCTAAGCCTTTTATATTGGAGCAGACGAGAGAGGTTGTGTCTAAAATACATGAATAAATCTCCCGGCCCTGATGGACTTACTGCAGCTTTTTATCAAAGATTCTGGGTCATTGCTAAGCCTGATGCCTGTCATGCTTGTTTGGAATGCTTGAATCATGGTTAGTTACCTCCGGGGCATAACCGAACTTCTATTGTTTTAATATCGAATACGCACGGTTATGAATGATTTGGAGGGAACTTATCCCACATGTTGTTGCTTGGCATGCCTAGTAAGAGGCCTTGAGAGTGTAGAGCCCTTTAATCGTTGAATTGATCAAGAAAAAGAGAGATTCTCTTCTCattgataaaattaaatggattgatcttaattacaaatttaaacataaatttaaattttccttttctcattaatcCTACTGTGCTTATAGACAATGTAAAGGCAATATAGAACAGATTTCACATATAGtagataaattataataattaatctaAATGAAGACAACTGATGATTTAGCTACTTTAATAGAAATGATTAACAACTTAAATACTAAAAACTTAAGAACTAAAATATAACAGAAACTTTTGAAATCTCAACAATCATTGGAGGAGAATATAACAGTGTGCTCTGCTAAATTGAAAGAAAGTCTTGTGGTCCCGAGTTGATAACTCCCCAACATCGTTAGTGATCGATCCAAAGGTGCAAATTCAAGACAATATACCCCAGTCTGTATGAAAAACGGCCATCTAAACTTGACAGTTCTTCAATCGCAAGAACCCCCGAAGTAGTATCATTATCTAAATATTTAATACGATAAAAGCACCGCCCTTGTGGTGAACAACTTGTATCCGGGTGACTTTGATCACATTTGTTTGAAGAGCATCCAATATATTCAAATGAGTGAGACCTCATTCGATTATATTTGGGTATATTTCTCTGATTATAACATTTTTCGCATGGATAGCACTGCCACCAAATAATTGAAGAGCCAGTGTCCAAGAGCAGCTGGGTTAGTATCTTTTCCTCGCCAATCCGTAGTACAACTACATGCTCTGATGAAGGTGACTGTCCAGGACCTACACTAGGGAGAATTGTCAAATGCTTGAGCCTTTCCTCATCACGAGCCAAGCTTGTTAAAGCATATGACTCAGAGTCCATTTGTAATCTAATAAACTTTTTGATATGATAAATTGGAAGGGCTATCGGAGACGATGAAGATGAGGAAAGAACAAGAAAAAAACAAAAGGTTGATGCAAAGAGGAAAAAAGCAGGGAAGGGAGTAGATAAAGCCATTGTTAAGAATTGTTAGCCCACAACTTTGCAAAATATGAATGTTTAGGTTTATAAATAGTGGCTATGTGCTAGAGGTAGTTGAATCACTAGTTGGATCACATATTTTGTATCTGCTAAGTTAGTTCACATTTAGTTTTGGCAGCAACTTTTGTTAATTTTGGATACGTTAAGAGTTAGATGATCTTCATATATTGATTTATTTGAATAACATGCAAAAAATATCTTTCACTCATTATATATACCTCAGCTGTTCTCTTCCTCTCAGTTCTCCTTTCTTGCATGGACATCCTGCAGTCCTTCTCTACATAAAATCTTCGTCTTATTTGGAAGCATCTCATTTCCTTCCACGCAAGCCAAAATTCCTAAAGCCTTTGGAACAAAAGCCCCTCCCACAAACAAACATCAGCCAGAGTATGCAAAAAGCCTTCACCGAGTCTCAATGGAAGGGAAGAAGGTAATTAACATGGAGATATAAATCCCTCTTTAGTTAACTTCTTTCAATACTAGAAGTGCCTCTCATGGTTTCATAACTTATGCTATAGCTTGCCTCTCCTTATAGGAAAGAACAGCAGTACTCATCAAACTGTATGCACCTATCAATCAAAGCTTTAAGTGAAACAACAGCAAGCTCATTTTCAGCATCATTCATTTATTTAAGCAGCTCCATCTCCTTATTCATCTGCAGCTGATGACAATTACCTTGGCATTATCATGGATGACAAATGCAGTTTGTATGAATATATTTATACCTGCTGCTTCCACTTTTAACTTCTTCCTTTCCTCCTTGATTTACAACAGCCTATATGCATTTGTCTGTTTCGTCAAAGTTCTTACTTACTTCATGGAAGAGGAATTCCACCATAATTGAGAAATCCCAGCTAATTCTACTAAACTGTTGGTGCCAAAACCAAAATGTAAAAATTGAAGATGTCTATGCATTCACCTTTTCAACTCAGTCAAAAATGGTGTTTAGGAGGGCTTCTAGATTTAGAAAGGCCATCCATTAACCTATTATATGTAGCAAGATCAGGTATAAATTCTCTATCCAGCATCTCATCCACCAAAACTTCTCCTTCCTTCCTTTTGCCCTCTCTTGTATACCCATATACCAAAGTGTAATATGTCATATCATCTAGTTCCAAACCCTTGCTAGAAGCCAATAATCTCAATTTGTCAGCATCAACTGTTCTTCCTACATTGCAAAGATCTTGAAGGAGATAATTAAAGGTCACAATATCTGAAATGATACTCTCCTTCAACATTCTTTCCATCAATCTGAATGCTTCTTCTATTTTCCTCAACTTCCTCAAACCTTCTATTAAAGTGATACAAGAAATTACGCTTGGAACATTTCCATTCCTCCACAACTCATTCAACAACTCCAAAACTGCTCCTATGTTTCTTTTGCCACATAGCTTGTCCACAAGTATATAGAAATCAAAATTACTTGGCAAAGCTCCTTTTCTTGAAAAATCAATCAACAATTCACAAGCCTCCAAGCTTCTCTCTTCCCTACAGAGACCATCGACCAAAATCTCACAAGTCACACTTGAAAACCCACACCCCAAATCAATCATCTCATATGCCATCTTAACCCCTTCATCAAACTTCCTCTCCCTAAAGAACCCCATAATCAATGTATTAAAACTAACCACATTAGGACTTACACCCCTTCTCTCTCAT of Hevea brasiliensis isolate MT/VB/25A 57/8 unplaced genomic scaffold, ASM3005281v1 Scaf232, whole genome shotgun sequence contains these proteins:
- the LOC131176737 gene encoding aspartyl protease family protein 2-like, yielding MALSTPFPAFFLFASTFCFFLVLSSSSSSPIALPIYHIKKFIRLQMDSESYALTSLARDEERLKHLTILPSVGPGQSPSSEHVVVLRIGEEKILTQLLLDTGSSIIWWQCYPCEKCYNQRNIPKYNRMRSHSFEYIGCSSNKCDQSHPDTSCSPQGRCFYRIKYLDNDTTSGVLAIEELSSLDGRFSYRLGYIVLNLHLWIDH